Genomic DNA from Bacteroidia bacterium:
GTGATAGATGATATTAATGGCAAAACCTTAATTTCTTCTTCTTCTGCAGAAAAAGGTGTTGCAGAGGGTAAAATGTGCAAAATTGATCAAGCTAAAGAAGTTGGTAAATCCATTGCACAAAAAGCCACAGCAGCCGGTATTTCAACAGTTGTATTTGACCGTAATGGTTATTTGTATCACGGACGCATTAAATCTTTGGCAGAAGCAGCTCGCGAAGCCGGACTAAATTTCTAAAACATGTCGACATCAAACGTAAAGAGAGTAAAATCAAGTGAAATTGAGCTGAAAGATCGCCTAGTAGCTGTTCAGCGTGTTACCAAGGTAACCAAAGGTGGACGTACCTTTTCATTCTCTGCTATTGTAGTAGTAGGAAATGAAAATGGTGTTGTTGGTTTTGGTTTAGGTAAAGCCAAAGAGGTTTCAGAGGCAATAACTAAAGGAATCGATGATGCTAAGAAAAATCTAATTAAAGTTCCAATTATTAATGGAACAGTACCTCATGACCAAGAAGGTAAATTTGGTGGATCATTAGTGTTCTTGAAACCTGCGGCTCATGGTACTGGAGTAATAGCCGGTGGTGCGATGCGTGCAGTATTGGAAAGCGTTGGAGTAAAGGATGTATTAGCTAAATCAAAAGGAAGTTCTAATCCTCACAACGTAGTAAAAGCTACAATTGAAGCTTTAGCTCAATTAAGGGATGCTTATAGCGTAGCCAAACAAAGAGGAGTTACTACTTCAAAAGTATTTAATGGATAATTAATTGAAATTATGGCTAAAATCAGAATTACCCAAGTGAAAAGCGGAATCGATCGCTTGCCAAACCAAAAAAGGACTCTAAAGGCTTTTGGTTTTAATAAAATCGGTCAATCAGTTGAATTAGAAGCTACTCCTCAAATTTTAGGAATGGTTAAAGCAGTTCAACATTTAGTTAAAGTTGAAGAAATCTAATATTATCATTCAATGAATTTAAGTAATCTTAAACCTGCTGAAGGTTCTACACATAAAGAAAAGAGAATTGGTCGTGGACAAGGTTCCGGCCGTGGCGGTACTTCTACCCGTGGTCATAAAGGAGCTAAATCTCGTTCCGGTTATTCAAGCAAAAAGGCTCATGAAGGTGGTCAAACTCCACTTCAACGTCGTTTGCCAAAATACGGCTTTAAAAATTTCAATCGTGTTGAGTATAACGGTGTTAATTTGGATGTTCTTCAAAAATTGGCTGATTCAAAAGGAGTTACTGAGGTTAATCTAGAAGTTTTGGCTTCAAATGGATTGGTTTCAAAAAATGATTTAGTTAAAATTTTAGGTCGTGGAGAATTGAAATCCTCCTTGAAAGTTAAAGCTCACAAATTTACTGAAACTGCAAAGAAAGCTATTGAAGCTGCCGGTGGAAGTGTTGAAACTATCTAAATAAAGAGATGAAGTTTATTGATACTATACGTAATATTTTCAAGATTGAAGAACTCCGCACTCGGATTCTTCTTACTCTTGGATTTATCCTAATCTACCGTATTGGATCTTTCGTAGTTCTTCCAGGTGTTGATCCTTCTCAATTAGGACAACTACAAAGACAAACAGAAGATGGTATTTTGGGATTATTAAACATGTTTTCCGGAGGTGCGTTTAGTAACGCTTCCATTTTTGCTTTGGGAATCATGCCATACATTTCAGCTTCAATTGTATTGCAATTGCTAGGAATGGCATTGCCATCGCTTCAACGATTGCAAAAGGAAGGTGAGAGTGGACGTAAGAAAATTAATCAATATACTCGAATCTTAACTATTTTAATTACCGCAGTTCAAGCTCCAGGTTATTTGGCCAATCTTACTTCCCAAATATCATCCTCTGCAATTATGATGGATACAACTATGTTTTGGGTAAGCTCTATCTTAATTTTGGTTGCCGGAACAATGTTTGTGATGTGGTTGGGTGAAAAAATTACTGATCGTGGTATAGGGAATGGTATTTCTTTAATTATTATGATTGGTATTATCGCACGTTTGCCTTTTGCTGTAGGTGCTGAAATTGATAGCCGTATGAGCGGTCAAGGTGGACCAGTGATTTTTTTACTTGAAATTATTTTCTTATTAGCTGTTATTGTGGGTGTTATCCTTCTTGTTCAAGGAACTAGAAGAATTCCTGTTCAAGTTGCAAGGGCCGCTATTTCTGGAAGAACTGCATTGCCACAGGGCGGATCACGTCAGTTTATTCCATTGAAATTGAATGCCTCTGGAGTTATGCCAATCATCTTTGCTCAGGCAATTATGTTCCTGCCTATTACCCTTGCTGGTTTTTCTAATTCCACTACTAACTCATTTGTAATGGCATTTTCAGATAATACTGGTTTTTGGTATAATCTGGTTTTTGGAACTTTGATTATTATTTTCACTTACTTCTACACTGCAATTACTATTAATTCTAACCAAATGGCTGATGAGATGAAAAGATCCGGTGGATTTATTCCTGGTGTTAAACCTGGTCGTAAAACAGCGGAGTACATCGATACAGTTATGTCAAGAATTACATTGCCGGGTGCAATCTTCTTGGCTCTGGTTGCTATTATGCCTTCTATTGCCATGATTGGTGGTGTTAATAACCAGTTTTCTCAGTTTTATGGAGGAACATCTTTGTTAATTTTAGTAGGTGTAGTTTTAGATACTCTTCAGCAAGTGGAAAGTCATTTGTTGATGAGACATTATGATGGTTTAATGAAATCAGGCAGAATTAAAGGTAGGTCCAATAATTCTCCTGTAAGTATGGCTAGTTAGTTTTCAAGTACAATAGGTTGATGGGAAAGTTGTATCTGAAAACGGAAGAAGAGATTGAGAAGATTAGAAAAAGTTCTTTACTTGTTGGAGAGGTAATAGCAGAAGTTGCAAAATTAATTGCTCCTGGTGTTAAGACCATTGATCTAGATAAGGTCGCTGAGCAATTTATTAGAGATAATAAAGCAATTCCGGCTTTTAAAGGATATCGTGGGTTTCCGGCTTCACTTTGTATTTCAGTTAACGATGCTGTAGTACATGGTATTCCAGGGAAGGAGGAGTTAAAGGAAGGTGATGTAGTTTCTATTGATTGCGGGGTTAAGTTAGATGGTTGGTATGGTGATAGTGCCTACACCTTTGGTGTTGGTAATATTAGTCCTGAAATCAAACAACTCCTTGATGTTACTAAACAAAGTCTCTATGAAGGAATTCGTTTTGCAGTTTCTGGTATGAGAATAGGTGATATATCATTTGCTGTTCAAAATCATGCTGAGAAGTTTGGATATGGAGTTGTTAGAGAATTGGTTGGTCACGGAATTGGT
This window encodes:
- the secY gene encoding preprotein translocase subunit SecY, with amino-acid sequence MKFIDTIRNIFKIEELRTRILLTLGFILIYRIGSFVVLPGVDPSQLGQLQRQTEDGILGLLNMFSGGAFSNASIFALGIMPYISASIVLQLLGMALPSLQRLQKEGESGRKKINQYTRILTILITAVQAPGYLANLTSQISSSAIMMDTTMFWVSSILILVAGTMFVMWLGEKITDRGIGNGISLIIMIGIIARLPFAVGAEIDSRMSGQGGPVIFLLEIIFLLAVIVGVILLVQGTRRIPVQVARAAISGRTALPQGGSRQFIPLKLNASGVMPIIFAQAIMFLPITLAGFSNSTTNSFVMAFSDNTGFWYNLVFGTLIIIFTYFYTAITINSNQMADEMKRSGGFIPGVKPGRKTAEYIDTVMSRITLPGAIFLALVAIMPSIAMIGGVNNQFSQFYGGTSLLILVGVVLDTLQQVESHLLMRHYDGLMKSGRIKGRSNNSPVSMAS
- the map gene encoding type I methionyl aminopeptidase, whose product is MGKLYLKTEEEIEKIRKSSLLVGEVIAEVAKLIAPGVKTIDLDKVAEQFIRDNKAIPAFKGYRGFPASLCISVNDAVVHGIPGKEELKEGDVVSIDCGVKLDGWYGDSAYTFGVGNISPEIKQLLDVTKQSLYEGIRFAVSGMRIGDISFAVQNHAEKFGYGVVRELVGHGIGRNLHEEPEVPNYGRRGNGVKCLEGMVIAIEPMINMGSKNVYTKEDRWTIGTSDGKPSAHFEHTVCIRKGQADILSSFAPIEEVEKIKNK
- the rplR gene encoding 50S ribosomal protein L18; translation: MAVTKEFRRNRIKMRIRKVVSGTPECPRLTVFRSNKGIYAQVIDDINGKTLISSSSAEKGVAEGKMCKIDQAKEVGKSIAQKATAAGISTVVFDRNGYLYHGRIKSLAEAAREAGLNF
- the rpsE gene encoding 30S ribosomal protein S5, whose amino-acid sequence is MSTSNVKRVKSSEIELKDRLVAVQRVTKVTKGGRTFSFSAIVVVGNENGVVGFGLGKAKEVSEAITKGIDDAKKNLIKVPIINGTVPHDQEGKFGGSLVFLKPAAHGTGVIAGGAMRAVLESVGVKDVLAKSKGSSNPHNVVKATIEALAQLRDAYSVAKQRGVTTSKVFNG
- the rpmD gene encoding 50S ribosomal protein L30, which gives rise to MAKIRITQVKSGIDRLPNQKRTLKAFGFNKIGQSVELEATPQILGMVKAVQHLVKVEEI
- the rplO gene encoding 50S ribosomal protein L15, whose translation is MNLSNLKPAEGSTHKEKRIGRGQGSGRGGTSTRGHKGAKSRSGYSSKKAHEGGQTPLQRRLPKYGFKNFNRVEYNGVNLDVLQKLADSKGVTEVNLEVLASNGLVSKNDLVKILGRGELKSSLKVKAHKFTETAKKAIEAAGGSVETI